The proteins below come from a single Drosophila kikkawai strain 14028-0561.14 chromosome 3R, DkikHiC1v2, whole genome shotgun sequence genomic window:
- the LOC138928901 gene encoding AF4/FMR2 family member 1-like yields the protein MSSRDPRRPVTGTVDTDSDAEMQETLDTSIRDLLSDPLWEPDQLILEAEATGLSLDDVLDLCIAPGDPLGEVEPDGRFGGYRNPSPPRQRPRADTAAPTTTGDASSETSSGTTAGSSGGSSRDALLPGSSGSSGDALLPSPGNSSAEVTLPRRSDRDTMLPSIREVARTTAEMPNPPPRYEDISRADEMETTARSFATARTRLSSATTEEIIEVSDSDDRRTPLWREVPPRPETPPPSYQELFGPGPYDSPRTMVRKNMPTATAPPPNHDTRRLSGEALLDGPSTSGQAARARAAAPPPNHDTRRLSGEALLDGPSTSGQAARARAAAPPPNHDTRRLSGEALLDGPSTSGQAARARAAAPPPNHDTRRLSGEALLDGPSTSGQAARARAAAPPPNHDTRRLSGEVRLDGPSTSGQAARARAVIYQENRDRAHGSNTDFAQPQPATKRRRRPNGNGARINRQRVEAGPPTREEIPCGAVREIAYTGRPNQRRRTARSRGSSSTDSSPEPTPRSGPVERLGPSMVVAPAQWRVETAGREIPVTLRTWIEGELGLQRTKDIRRQEKIDGRSYRVHISRSGRVTIFSPTPK from the coding sequence ATGAGTTCAAGAGACCCGAGACGCCCAGTGACGGGCACCGTGGATACGGACAGCGATGCGGAGATGCAGGAGACGCTGGATACTTCGATACGCGACCTCCTGAGCGATCCACTCTGGGAACCGGATCAGCTGATCCTGGAGGCTGAGGCCACCGGCCTCTCCCTGGACGACGTCCTCGATCTCTGCATCGCACCAGGGGACCCACTGGGAGAAGTGGAACCAGACGGAAGATTTGGAGGCTACCGTAACCCGAGCCCGCCACGGCAGCGACCCCGTGCTGACACCGCAGCACCAACTACTACCGGTGATGCAAGCAGCGAGACATCAAGCGGCACCACCGCAGGTAGTTCGGGCGGATCCTCACGCGACGCTTTACTGCCCGGATCCAGCGGATCCTCTGGCGACGCACTATTACCCAGCCCGGGTAATTCCTCCGCCGAGGTCACACTGCCCCGCAGGTCCGACCGGGACACCATGTTGCCTTCCATCAGGGAAGTGGCCAGGACGACCGCTGAGATGCCCAACCCACCGCCACGGTACGAGGACATCTCCAGGGCCGACGAAATGGAAACCACGGCCCGGTCGTTCGCCACAGCGCGAACCCGACTGTCCAGCGCCACCACGGAGGAGATCATTGAGGTCTCTGACTCCGACGACAGAAGAACGCCCCTGTGGAGGGAGGTACCACCACGTCCAGAGACGCCACCGCCGTCGTACCAAGAGCTGTTCGGGCCAGGCCCCTACGACAGCCCCCGCACCATGGTCAGGAAGAATATGCCAACAGCAACTGCACCACCGCCGAACCACGACACGCGACGACTCAGCGGCGAGGCGCTACTAGACGGCCCCAGCACATCAGGCCAAGCAGCAAGGGCGCGGGCGGCTGCACCACCGCCGAACCACGACACGCGACGACTCAGCGGCGAGGCGCTACTAGACGGCCCCAGCACATCAGGCCAAGCAGCAAGGGCGCGGGCGGCTGCACCACCGCCGAACCACGACACGCGACGACTCAGCGGCGAGGCGCTACTAGACGGCCCCAGCACATCAGGCCAAGCAGCAAGGGCGCGGGCGGCTGCACCACCGCCGAACCACGACACGCGACGACTCAGCGGCGAGGCGCTACTAGACGGCCCCAGCACATCGGGCCAAGCAGCAAGGGCGCGGGCGGCTGCACCACCGCCGAACCACGACACCCGACGACTCAGCGGCGAGGTACGCCTAGACGGCCCCAGCACATCGGGCCAAGCAGCGAGGGCACGGGCAGTCATATATCAGGAGAACCGCGACCGGGCACACGGCAGCAACACGGACTTCGCGCAACCGCAGCCAGCAACAAAAAGAAGACGCCGCCCCAATGGGAACGGGGCCAGAATCAACCGGCAGCGAGTGGAGGCAGGCCCTCCAACCAGGGAGGAGATCCCGTGCGGAGCTGTACGTGAGATCGCATACACTGGACGCCCTAACCAGCGACGTCGAACCGCGCGGTCAAGGGGAAGTTCCTCGACGGACAGCTCCCCTGAACCGACACCGCGATCCGGACCCGTGGAGCGGCTAGGACCCTCCATGGTAGTGGCCCCGGCCCAGTGGCGAGTGGAGACGGCCGGAAGAGAAATCCCAGTCACCCTACGCACTTGGATAGAGGGAGAGCTGGGATTACAAAGAACTAAGGATATAAGACGCCAGGAGAAGATCGACGGCAGGTCGTATAGGGTCCATATCTCCCGAAGTGGGCGCGTCACCATCTTCTCACCCACCCCAAAGTAA